A single Triticum dicoccoides isolate Atlit2015 ecotype Zavitan chromosome 2A, WEW_v2.0, whole genome shotgun sequence DNA region contains:
- the LOC119352466 gene encoding uncharacterized protein LOC119352466: MSFSALGTKIFTFMNQRCSLIYDTKTAAMTIGAHAPADMVCGFGITVVVGEMLYALSYHFREKQHSFGVMSWGSTAPDALQQPTEGWSWKTLPPPPPTFHRRVNSYALHPDGCTIFMSTANFMTAPSKGCMRTYSFNTKDSVWRWHGEWALPFSGQAHFDNELNAWVGLHRDGYISACQVASPSCHSSTPTLQLDCQTTKEKLFCKDRKPHMGVSLSYVGMSKFCLVQHVEREGLEEALARRDYAGCVLHITLFGLKFNHKGELQITDRRSTRSFIVSRHKDHFMPVAFWM, translated from the coding sequence ATGTCGTTCTCTGCTTTGGGCACCAAGATCTTCACCTTCATGAACCAGCGATGCAGCCTCATCTACGACACCAAGACGGCCGCAATGACGATTGGCGCCCATGCCCCTGCTGACATGGTCTGTGGCTTCGGCATCACTGTGGTCGTTGGTGAGATGCTCTATGCATTATCTTACCACTTCCGCGAGAAACAACACTCCTTTGGGGTCATGTCATGGGGGTCCACCGCCCCGGATGCGCTGCAACAACCAACCGAGGGCTGGTCCTGGAagactctgccgccgccgccgccaacgttCCACCGCCGAGTCAACTCCTATGCACTACACCCGGATGGATGCACCATCTTCATGTCCACAGCTAACTTCATGACGGCACCTAGCAAAGGTTGCATGCGCACCTACTCATTCAACACCAAGGATTCTGTGTGGAGATGGCATGGGGAGTGGGCCTTGCCATTCAGCGGCCAAGCTCACTTTGACAACGAGCTCAACGCTTGGGTTGGCCTTCATCGGGATGGCTACATCTCTGCTTGCCAAGTTGCCTCCCCCAGCTGCCACAGCTCGACTCCAACGTTGCAGCTGGACTGCCAGACAACCAAGGAGAAGTTGTTCTGCAAGGACCGGAAGCCGCACATGGGAGTCTCTCTCAGCTATGTGGGCATGAGCAAGTTCTGCCTCGTCCAGCACGTGGAACGGGAGGGACTGGAGGAGGCACTGGCTCGGCGAGACTATGCCGGCTGTGTGCTCCATATCACCTTATTTGGCCTCAAGTTCAATCACAAGGGAGAGCTGCAGATCACGGATCGCCGCTCCACGCGCTCCTTCATAGTGTCTAGGCATAAAGATCACTTTATGCCTGTAGCATTTTGGATGTAG